A portion of the Candidatus Paceibacterota bacterium genome contains these proteins:
- the aroQ gene encoding type II 3-dehydroquinate dehydratase gives MKIMVLNGPNLARLDIRDSSIYGDITYAKLVSFIEEGAQKLGFEADVRQSNEESQIIEWLHEAADLKMPVILNPAAFTHYSYAIRDAAEMLKAPLIEVHLSNPLSREEFRHTSVISGIAQGTIAGFGPNSYRLALEAMANLVQK, from the coding sequence ATGAAAATTATGGTCTTGAACGGTCCGAATCTGGCACGCTTAGATATTCGAGATTCTTCCATTTACGGAGACATAACCTACGCAAAGTTGGTTTCCTTCATTGAAGAGGGCGCACAAAAACTTGGTTTTGAAGCTGACGTTCGTCAGAGCAATGAGGAGTCCCAAATCATTGAGTGGCTTCACGAAGCGGCCGATTTGAAAATGCCAGTCATTCTCAATCCTGCTGCCTTTACCCATTACTCATATGCAATTCGAGACGCAGCAGAAATGCTCAAAGCTCCTCTCATCGAAGTGCACCTCTCGAATCCACTTTCACGGGAGGAATTTCGCCACACTTCGGTGATATCAGGGATTGCACAGGGAACAATTGCGGGTTTTGGTCCGAATTCGTACCGACTTGCGCTTGAGGCCATGGCGAATCTGGTGCAAAAGTAA
- a CDS encoding shikimate kinase, with product MTPRIILIGPPGAGKTSIGRSLARSLHIAFADTDSLIEADQSKPISQMFIDDGEPAFRQIEERICLDALLNESGVLSLGGGAVLTKSVHDAIQNCGAEVIFLDVSLKVAAPRIGFNRDRPLLLNNPRQQWQILMDARRPVYEGLATLIFDVGDQTVNQIVKELLPKVSA from the coding sequence ATGACACCGCGAATAATCCTTATCGGGCCTCCCGGAGCCGGGAAAACCAGCATTGGTCGCTCCCTCGCCCGATCACTCCACATCGCCTTTGCCGACACCGATAGTCTCATTGAAGCGGATCAAAGCAAACCTATTTCGCAAATGTTTATCGATGATGGAGAGCCGGCATTTCGTCAGATCGAGGAGCGGATCTGCCTGGATGCCCTACTTAATGAAAGCGGTGTTCTATCTTTAGGCGGTGGGGCCGTACTCACAAAGAGCGTGCATGACGCGATACAAAATTGTGGCGCTGAGGTAATTTTCCTGGATGTTTCACTCAAAGTCGCGGCGCCTCGAATTGGCTTTAACCGAGATCGACCCTTACTTCTCAACAACCCTCGACAACAATGGCAGATTCTTATGGATGCTCGACGTCCAGTCTATGAGGGCCTGGCAACGTTGATTTTTGATGTTGGAGATCAAACGGTCAATCAAATAGTTAAGGAACTTCTCCCAAAGGTGTCGGCGTGA
- the carA gene encoding glutamine-hydrolyzing carbamoyl-phosphate synthase small subunit gives MTSKAFLVLDDGRIFEGKSWGSTGKTFGEAVFATGMTGYQETLTDPSYHKQIVVMTAPHIGNTGVNTEDNESQKIWVAGFAVRNPSTIRSNWRSHGNLEDELVTQGVVCIQGIDTRAITRHLRDRGAMRVGIFSDLNLSREEMVIEVRKSASMMGAHLTGDVSTKKPYVIPAQGEKRFTVAAIDLGIKSSTPRLLAERGVEVHVLPHDTTFAQIQLMAPDGVFLSNGPGDPATMNDVVETVRLILNAEIPLFGICFGHQILGRALGFSTYKLQFGHRGINQPVMDKTTSKVEITAHNHGFALQAPTDDIFTTVYGPGEVSHISLNDGVVEGIRMLESPAFSVQYHPEAAAGPHDAAYLFDRFIEMMSTKRAGA, from the coding sequence ATGACGTCTAAGGCATTTCTTGTCCTCGATGATGGGCGTATTTTTGAAGGAAAGTCCTGGGGCTCTACCGGAAAAACTTTTGGTGAGGCGGTTTTCGCCACGGGTATGACTGGGTATCAGGAAACATTGACCGATCCTTCCTACCACAAGCAGATAGTTGTCATGACTGCGCCCCACATCGGTAACACAGGTGTCAATACCGAGGACAATGAATCTCAAAAGATTTGGGTCGCTGGGTTCGCAGTTCGAAACCCTTCAACCATACGAAGTAACTGGCGCAGTCATGGAAATTTAGAAGATGAATTAGTCACACAAGGTGTCGTCTGCATTCAAGGGATTGATACGCGGGCTATTACTCGACACCTGCGCGATCGTGGAGCAATGCGGGTTGGAATCTTCTCAGACCTGAATTTGAGTCGCGAAGAAATGGTTATTGAAGTTCGTAAAAGTGCCTCCATGATGGGTGCACATCTCACCGGTGATGTTTCGACCAAGAAACCATATGTAATACCGGCTCAAGGTGAAAAGCGGTTTACCGTTGCCGCAATCGATCTTGGAATTAAGTCATCTACCCCTCGACTTCTCGCGGAGCGCGGTGTTGAAGTTCATGTATTGCCACACGACACAACATTCGCGCAGATTCAATTAATGGCTCCCGATGGCGTCTTTCTTTCGAATGGACCGGGCGATCCTGCAACCATGAACGATGTCGTCGAAACTGTCCGTTTGATCTTGAATGCAGAGATTCCCCTTTTTGGAATCTGTTTCGGTCACCAAATCCTCGGACGTGCCTTGGGTTTTAGTACCTACAAACTTCAATTTGGGCATCGTGGTATCAACCAACCAGTCATGGACAAGACGACAAGTAAAGTTGAAATCACTGCCCATAATCACGGCTTCGCTCTACAGGCGCCAACAGATGACATTTTTACGACCGTATACGGACCGGGCGAAGTGAGTCACATAAGTTTGAATGATGGAGTTGTTGAGGGTATTCGCATGTTGGAATCGCCGGCATTTAGTGTTCAGTACCACCCCGAGGCGGCAGCAGGGCCACATGATGCGGCTTATCTCTTCGATCGCTTTATTGAAATGATGTCTACGAAACGAGCCGGTGCCTGA
- the aroC gene encoding chorismate synthase — MRWLTAGESHGQALSAIVEGIPAGVEITTDEIDLQLSRRRLGFGRGARQNFETDKVTILGGVRLGLTQGGPIAIQVGNSEWPKWEKVMSADPLDSGEIEGLGRNAPLTRPRPGHADLAGMQKYDFDDARPVLERASARETAARVALGAVARRFLEQSVGVTLISHVLSIGTVEVPDSRPLPTYADLSRIDADLVRCADPETSAAMIAEIEAARVEADTLGGVVEVLAFNLPPGLGSYVHWDRRLDARLAAAVMGIQAIKGVEIGDGFTSARRRGSVAHDEIEKDVNGLLRRRTDRAGGTEGGMSNGEILRVRAAMKPISTVPKALDTVDVSTGESARAINQRSDVCAVPAAGIVAEAMVALVLAEAVLEKFGGDSVAETRRNFDSYMSNLRYK; from the coding sequence ATGCGTTGGTTAACTGCTGGAGAATCACACGGTCAAGCACTCTCTGCAATTGTTGAAGGTATTCCTGCGGGAGTTGAGATCACGACTGATGAGATTGATCTTCAATTGAGTCGACGCCGGTTGGGTTTTGGGCGAGGAGCACGACAGAATTTTGAAACAGATAAAGTCACAATTCTGGGCGGTGTGAGATTGGGATTGACACAAGGTGGTCCCATCGCCATTCAAGTAGGCAATTCCGAATGGCCCAAGTGGGAGAAGGTCATGTCGGCTGATCCATTGGACTCTGGCGAAATTGAGGGATTGGGTCGAAATGCACCGCTCACCAGACCTCGGCCAGGACATGCAGATTTAGCTGGTATGCAGAAGTACGATTTTGATGACGCACGACCGGTTCTTGAACGAGCAAGCGCACGCGAAACTGCAGCACGCGTCGCCCTAGGTGCGGTCGCACGAAGATTCTTGGAACAGAGCGTCGGCGTGACGCTGATTAGTCACGTTCTTTCGATTGGCACAGTTGAAGTTCCCGATTCGCGACCGTTGCCCACGTACGCAGATCTGTCACGGATTGATGCTGACCTGGTTCGATGCGCTGATCCGGAGACGAGTGCGGCAATGATTGCAGAAATCGAGGCGGCAAGAGTTGAGGCAGACACTCTCGGCGGGGTTGTTGAAGTTCTAGCGTTCAACCTTCCACCTGGTTTGGGTTCTTATGTCCACTGGGACCGTCGCTTGGATGCTCGTCTTGCGGCTGCCGTGATGGGGATTCAAGCCATAAAAGGCGTCGAAATTGGCGATGGTTTCACCTCCGCAAGACGTAGAGGTTCGGTCGCGCACGATGAAATTGAAAAAGATGTAAACGGTCTTTTACGACGGCGCACAGATCGAGCGGGCGGGACTGAAGGTGGAATGTCCAACGGGGAAATATTGCGAGTGCGAGCGGCGATGAAACCAATCTCTACGGTGCCTAAGGCTTTAGATACCGTGGATGTTTCAACTGGCGAAAGCGCCAGGGCGATAAATCAACGATCTGATGTTTGCGCGGTTCCAGCGGCGGGAATAGTCGCCGAAGCGATGGTCGCACTTGTCCTAGCCGAGGCTGTTCTGGAGAAATTTGGTGGCGATAGCGTCGCGGAGACTCGACGTAACTTTGATTCATACATGTCCAATTTGCGCTACAAGTAA
- a CDS encoding helix-turn-helix transcriptional regulator, producing MTIRPTQESIAVRIRKIRKDRGWSLADVEKRSKGKFKAVVLGSYERGDRTMSIKRAIDLANLYGVPLHYLVQEEQIPIMVRRNPLILDLRRLNSRVGSNEKTRLLSTFVAWISQQRNDWNGEVMSLREGDLSLLGLLLFSSQVEVEDWLKAENFLFTGPSQS from the coding sequence ATGACTATACGACCCACGCAGGAGAGCATCGCAGTTCGAATCCGAAAGATCCGCAAAGACCGCGGGTGGAGTCTTGCCGATGTTGAAAAACGTTCGAAGGGCAAATTTAAAGCCGTAGTCCTCGGTTCCTACGAACGCGGGGATAGAACCATGAGTATCAAGCGTGCCATTGACTTGGCCAATCTCTATGGAGTTCCCCTTCATTACCTAGTGCAAGAAGAACAAATCCCCATCATGGTCCGAAGAAATCCGCTCATTCTTGATCTGCGTCGCCTGAACTCAAGGGTAGGCAGCAACGAGAAAACTCGCCTACTTTCAACTTTCGTTGCCTGGATTTCACAGCAGAGAAACGATTGGAACGGAGAGGTGATGAGTCTGCGCGAGGGTGATCTCTCACTTCTCGGGCTACTTCTTTTCTCGAGCCAAGTCGAAGTGGAAGATTGGTTAAAAGCAGAGAATTTTCTCTTTACAGGGCCAAGTCAGTCTTGA
- the nusB gene encoding transcription antitermination factor NusB yields the protein MTARGKARKQALDILFESDIRNSSPVELLSTRLADLAGPDARPVREYAQELVNGVVEHQRKIDELISTYAQGWDMDRLPAVDRNVLRIAIYELLWREDIPDAVAIDEALTLAKLLSTDESAGYIHGVLGRISSIKTDLAL from the coding sequence GTGACCGCCCGTGGTAAGGCTCGAAAACAGGCATTAGACATTCTCTTCGAAAGCGACATACGCAACTCTTCACCCGTCGAACTCCTTTCGACAAGGCTGGCCGATCTCGCAGGTCCTGACGCGCGCCCCGTGCGAGAGTACGCCCAGGAGTTGGTGAACGGCGTCGTTGAGCATCAAAGGAAGATTGATGAGTTGATTTCAACGTACGCGCAAGGTTGGGATATGGATCGCCTACCCGCAGTGGATCGCAACGTACTTCGAATTGCGATCTACGAACTTCTTTGGCGCGAAGATATTCCCGATGCCGTAGCCATTGATGAAGCACTCACGTTGGCTAAACTTTTATCTACCGACGAGTCTGCCGGATATATTCATGGAGTCTTGGGCAGAATTTCAAGTATCAAGACTGACTTGGCCCTGTAA
- the efp gene encoding elongation factor P, whose product MASTNDLKNGMTLDIDGQLWNVVEFQHVKPGKGPAFVRTKLKSVMSGKVIDRTFNAGVKIEIAILEKREMQYLYRDGDDFVFMDTKTYDQTSIPAKTVGDAANYMLENTDAIVAVHEGNPLYIELAASVPLMITYTEPGLQGDRSSGGTKPATLETGIEIQVPLFIKQDEKVLVDTRDGSYLGRAN is encoded by the coding sequence GTGGCATCAACTAACGACCTAAAAAACGGTATGACGCTCGATATCGACGGACAACTCTGGAATGTCGTCGAATTTCAGCATGTTAAGCCGGGTAAGGGTCCAGCGTTCGTGCGGACCAAATTGAAATCCGTCATGAGTGGCAAGGTCATAGACAGAACCTTTAATGCTGGCGTAAAGATTGAAATTGCGATCTTGGAGAAGCGCGAAATGCAGTACTTGTACCGCGACGGCGATGACTTCGTATTTATGGACACAAAGACTTACGATCAAACCTCAATACCGGCCAAGACCGTGGGGGATGCAGCGAACTACATGCTGGAAAATACCGATGCCATTGTCGCCGTACATGAGGGCAACCCGCTTTATATTGAACTGGCTGCCTCTGTGCCTTTGATGATTACATACACAGAACCAGGTCTACAAGGCGATCGCTCATCCGGTGGGACGAAGCCTGCGACCCTCGAGACCGGAATTGAGATTCAAGTTCCCCTATTTATAAAGCAAGATGAGAAAGTCCTCGTGGATACTCGTGACGGATCATATTTGGGGCGCGCAAACTAG
- a CDS encoding dihydroorotase, with protein sequence MTSYILEGGTLPNGERSDIYIADGVIVQVAASITDSGAASAKQINVAGCIVLPGLVDLHTHLREPGREESETVASGTRAASKGGFTAVSAMANTFPVADTAGVVEQVYRLGQESGYCDVFPIGAVTQGLAGKALAELGAMADSEARVRVFSDDGNCVFDPIVMRRALEYVKKFNGIIAQHAQDPQMTKDSQMNEGVVSSRLGLKGWPAVAEEAIIARDILLADHVKSRLHVCHVTTAGGVEIIRWAKARGIQVTAEVTPHHLLLTDDYATSYDPIFKVNPPLRTKSDVMALREGLADGTIDVVATDHAPHPAESKECEWQVASFGMIGLESALSIVQATMVETSLMSWNDLADRMSYAPARIAGYAGHGQELLAGSNAHLAVINPTLSWKVDRDLVVSRSRNTPFHGMEFPGSVVATFFRGQPTVLNSQLVTSKAKNDV encoded by the coding sequence ATGACAAGTTATATCCTGGAAGGTGGCACGCTTCCAAATGGAGAGAGATCGGATATCTATATTGCGGATGGAGTGATCGTCCAAGTTGCGGCGTCAATTACCGACTCGGGCGCAGCGTCGGCGAAGCAAATAAATGTCGCCGGGTGCATCGTGCTTCCGGGACTTGTTGATCTCCATACCCACTTGCGTGAGCCCGGTCGAGAAGAGTCTGAGACTGTTGCATCGGGTACCAGAGCAGCGTCCAAGGGCGGCTTCACCGCAGTTTCGGCCATGGCAAACACATTTCCGGTTGCAGATACTGCAGGAGTAGTAGAGCAGGTTTATCGACTGGGGCAGGAGAGTGGCTACTGCGATGTCTTTCCTATCGGTGCTGTTACGCAAGGATTAGCCGGCAAAGCTCTCGCCGAACTCGGTGCGATGGCGGACTCGGAAGCGCGCGTTCGTGTATTTAGCGATGATGGCAACTGTGTTTTTGATCCGATTGTTATGCGGAGAGCACTTGAATATGTTAAGAAATTTAACGGAATAATTGCGCAACATGCACAAGATCCGCAGATGACCAAAGATTCTCAGATGAATGAAGGCGTGGTTTCCTCGCGGTTAGGACTCAAAGGATGGCCGGCTGTCGCAGAAGAGGCGATTATTGCCCGCGACATTCTTTTGGCCGATCATGTGAAATCGCGCCTACATGTCTGTCACGTCACAACTGCGGGCGGTGTGGAAATCATCCGATGGGCCAAGGCGCGCGGTATCCAGGTCACGGCAGAAGTAACTCCGCATCACTTGCTTCTAACAGATGACTACGCCACTTCATACGACCCAATCTTTAAAGTCAATCCACCGCTAAGAACCAAGAGCGATGTTATGGCCCTGCGGGAAGGACTCGCTGACGGGACGATAGATGTTGTTGCAACCGATCACGCTCCTCATCCGGCGGAGAGCAAGGAGTGCGAGTGGCAAGTCGCCTCATTTGGCATGATCGGTCTGGAAAGCGCGCTGTCCATTGTGCAAGCCACGATGGTGGAGACTTCTCTTATGAGTTGGAACGACCTGGCCGATCGAATGTCTTACGCGCCAGCTCGAATCGCAGGTTACGCCGGGCACGGCCAAGAGTTGCTTGCCGGTTCAAATGCGCACCTAGCGGTTATCAACCCGACGCTGTCATGGAAAGTGGATCGAGATCTCGTGGTCTCCCGTAGTCGCAACACTCCCTTTCATGGAATGGAGTTTCCCGGATCAGTTGTGGCCACTTTTTTTCGGGGCCAACCAACTGTGCTCAATTCCCAACTCGTAACAAGTAAGGCCAAGAATGACGTCTAA
- a CDS encoding aspartate carbamoyltransferase catalytic subunit yields MRHLLSASDLSYIQTLSILDTAQEMARVSEGPVKKLPTLRGRTIVNLFYEDSTRTRISFEAAAKRLSADVINFSAKGSSISKGESLKDTALTLQAMGADAVVLRHPASGAAHRLAESQWTSGSVINAGDGTHEHPTQGLLDAFTIRKHLRAGVGDLRGLTIAIVGDILHSRVARSNVILLSTLGAHVILVAPPTLLPLGVETWPAQVSYDLDATLPLVDAVMMLRIQRERMDDLFFPTAREYSHYYGLNNNRLKLMKSSSIIMHPGPMNRGLEITAESADSARSVIVEQVANGVSVRMAVLYLLLAGSPDEDGVVI; encoded by the coding sequence ATGCGCCATCTTCTTTCTGCCTCCGACCTCTCTTACATCCAAACTCTCTCCATTCTCGACACAGCGCAGGAAATGGCGCGGGTTTCCGAAGGACCGGTCAAGAAACTTCCCACGTTGCGTGGCAGAACCATCGTTAACCTTTTTTATGAAGATTCAACTCGAACCAGAATTTCCTTCGAAGCCGCGGCCAAGAGATTGTCAGCAGATGTCATCAATTTCTCTGCCAAGGGTTCAAGTATTAGCAAAGGTGAGTCGCTGAAAGATACAGCCTTGACGCTCCAAGCAATGGGGGCGGATGCCGTCGTCCTTAGGCACCCAGCCTCTGGCGCCGCTCATCGATTGGCCGAATCCCAATGGACGAGTGGAAGCGTGATCAATGCCGGGGATGGAACACATGAACATCCAACACAAGGACTTCTTGACGCATTCACAATCCGCAAGCATTTAAGAGCAGGAGTTGGAGATCTGCGGGGTCTCACAATTGCAATTGTGGGAGATATTCTTCATTCTCGGGTAGCTCGCTCCAATGTTATTTTGCTTTCAACTCTCGGCGCACACGTCATTCTCGTAGCCCCTCCCACGCTGCTTCCGCTCGGTGTCGAAACATGGCCAGCGCAAGTTTCATACGATCTTGACGCGACCTTGCCACTTGTCGACGCGGTTATGATGCTTCGAATTCAGCGAGAACGGATGGATGATTTATTTTTCCCCACTGCTCGAGAATATTCCCATTACTACGGACTCAACAACAATCGCCTTAAACTCATGAAGAGTTCTTCGATCATCATGCACCCAGGTCCAATGAACCGTGGTTTAGAAATTACTGCGGAATCCGCAGATAGCGCACGCTCCGTCATTGTGGAACAAGTTGCTAATGGCGTGAGCGTTCGCATGGCGGTTCTCTATTTGCTTCTCGCTGGTTCTCCCGACGAAGATGGGGTTGTGATTTAA
- a CDS encoding shikimate dehydrogenase, producing MIRAAVLGSPISHSLSPALHGAAYEFLGIEGEYTAVEVKADELQKFLFSCDNSWTGFSLTMPLKEEVLSLADEVDDLARRIQSANTLVRAKSGWRALTTDVQGFQDALHAHEVSDFHTVLIIGSGATARAAASACDEKDRVIKVLHRSPLRQSAMSKAAPNSSIEFLSWETPLPAVDLMINTTPSGVADHFVSQIKSRPSGVYFEALYNPWPTKLLAHWRSVEGEAIDGLDLLVYQAIEQVALMTQKAVDPMVLAPILRDTGLKALLR from the coding sequence GTGATCCGCGCCGCCGTACTTGGCTCGCCGATTTCCCATTCGCTTTCTCCTGCGCTCCATGGTGCCGCATACGAATTCCTTGGAATTGAGGGGGAGTACACGGCGGTGGAAGTGAAAGCGGATGAACTCCAGAAATTTCTCTTTTCGTGTGACAACTCTTGGACAGGGTTCTCTCTAACTATGCCGTTAAAGGAAGAAGTACTCTCACTTGCCGACGAGGTGGATGACTTAGCCCGACGAATCCAATCTGCAAACACTTTAGTCAGGGCAAAGAGCGGTTGGCGAGCATTGACGACGGATGTGCAAGGCTTTCAGGATGCTCTCCATGCGCATGAGGTGAGTGATTTTCACACCGTCTTGATTATCGGTTCAGGTGCTACAGCGAGAGCGGCTGCATCAGCCTGTGATGAGAAAGATCGGGTGATTAAAGTTCTGCACCGCAGCCCTCTGCGTCAATCAGCGATGTCAAAGGCTGCACCTAATTCTTCTATCGAATTTCTCTCCTGGGAAACTCCTCTTCCTGCCGTAGATCTCATGATCAATACCACCCCTTCGGGAGTAGCCGACCATTTCGTTTCTCAGATCAAATCGAGGCCATCGGGAGTGTATTTTGAAGCCCTATACAACCCTTGGCCCACCAAATTATTGGCTCATTGGCGAAGCGTGGAAGGAGAGGCAATAGACGGGTTGGATCTACTGGTTTATCAAGCTATTGAACAGGTAGCGCTCATGACCCAAAAAGCAGTGGATCCAATGGTGTTAGCGCCCATACTTCGAGACACGGGGCTGAAGGCACTTCTGCGATAA
- the aroB gene encoding 3-dehydroquinate synthase, with translation MKTIKVSADRAYEVTIGCDWRAALLPFLEERSRVAIVISSEMLIHFGAIALPGVSIQVFEIADGENGKSAQTLESLWERLGRAGFTRSDLIIAIGGGATTDIAGFAAATWLRGIDWIAIPTTLAGMVDASVGGKTGMNSEFGKNLIGAFHSPTAVLVDLSWLSTLTDRDFAAGLAEVVKTGFIADEEILEKLAGKTVAQVRDSVELTEELIARSLQVKAKVVGEDFKESFAREILNYGHTMGHAVELHSKYELRHGEAVAIGMIFIAELSVLRGIMPAKLLELHRKLLSDLGLPTSYPKNAWSELFVLLALDKKSRGKSLRFVAISEVGKSLRLEDVDREDLEMAYERLSS, from the coding sequence GTGAAAACGATCAAGGTCAGCGCCGATCGAGCTTACGAGGTCACCATCGGGTGTGATTGGCGTGCAGCTCTGCTTCCATTTCTCGAGGAACGCTCACGCGTCGCCATTGTGATTTCATCAGAAATGCTTATTCATTTCGGAGCAATTGCGCTTCCGGGAGTTTCTATACAGGTCTTCGAGATCGCTGATGGTGAAAACGGAAAGAGCGCTCAAACTCTTGAATCCCTCTGGGAGAGATTGGGCAGGGCCGGATTTACTCGGAGTGACCTCATAATTGCCATCGGCGGGGGAGCGACAACAGATATTGCAGGATTCGCCGCGGCTACGTGGCTGCGGGGAATTGATTGGATCGCAATTCCCACCACCCTGGCAGGAATGGTCGACGCCTCTGTAGGTGGCAAGACTGGCATGAACAGTGAATTTGGAAAGAATCTCATCGGTGCTTTCCACTCACCTACTGCGGTCTTGGTGGACTTAAGTTGGCTGTCAACTCTTACTGATCGAGATTTTGCGGCGGGTTTAGCGGAAGTCGTTAAAACTGGCTTTATTGCTGATGAGGAAATTCTCGAAAAACTCGCGGGCAAGACTGTTGCGCAAGTCAGGGATTCGGTCGAACTCACCGAAGAATTGATAGCCCGTTCGCTTCAAGTGAAAGCGAAGGTTGTTGGCGAAGACTTCAAAGAGAGTTTTGCTCGGGAAATACTCAATTACGGGCACACCATGGGCCACGCGGTTGAATTGCACAGTAAATATGAATTACGCCACGGCGAAGCCGTGGCCATTGGGATGATTTTTATTGCTGAACTCTCGGTTCTACGAGGCATCATGCCTGCGAAATTGTTGGAGCTGCACAGAAAATTGCTCTCGGACTTAGGTCTACCAACATCCTATCCAAAGAATGCATGGTCTGAACTTTTTGTGCTGCTGGCCCTCGACAAGAAGTCGCGCGGCAAGTCCCTGCGATTTGTAGCGATATCGGAAGTCGGCAAGTCCCTGCGACTGGAGGATGTCGATAGAGAGGATTTAGAGATGGCGTATGAGAGGCTAAGTTCATGA
- the pyrR gene encoding bifunctional pyr operon transcriptional regulator/uracil phosphoribosyltransferase PyrR: MSVAMPAVDITRVLTRISHEILERNNGSESIVLMGIPTRGAFLAQRLAKMISAIEGKDASVGTVDITLHRDDLRMRPLRALVPTMTPMGGVEGKDVILVDDVLFSGRTIRAALDALGEIGRPHTVQLAVLVDRGHRELPIRADFVGKNLPTSRQQAVKVHLSEIDGIDEVLLENMETN, from the coding sequence ATGAGCGTTGCTATGCCCGCGGTGGATATAACCCGCGTTCTTACTCGTATTTCTCACGAGATTCTCGAACGAAACAACGGTTCAGAGTCCATCGTGCTGATGGGAATCCCGACACGTGGCGCATTTCTAGCCCAACGTCTGGCGAAAATGATTTCTGCCATAGAAGGCAAGGATGCCTCCGTTGGAACCGTTGATATCACCCTGCATCGCGATGATTTGAGGATGCGTCCTCTCAGAGCGTTAGTGCCGACCATGACTCCCATGGGTGGGGTCGAGGGAAAAGACGTGATTTTAGTCGACGACGTTCTCTTTTCTGGTCGCACGATCAGGGCGGCCCTGGATGCCCTCGGTGAAATCGGTCGCCCGCATACTGTGCAATTGGCGGTACTTGTGGATCGCGGTCATCGTGAACTTCCGATCAGGGCGGATTTTGTCGGCAAAAATCTACCGACTTCACGCCAGCAAGCAGTAAAAGTGCACTTGAGTGAAATCGACGGGATCGACGAAGTTCTGCTTGAGAATATGGAGACAAACTAA